One genomic window of Chitinophagaceae bacterium includes the following:
- a CDS encoding dienelactone hydrolase family protein, translating to MKSKQVSIKVSSEIGSVSGAYLIPEKNFGVMTLAHGAGAGMNHPFITTLAASLAEKGITTLRFNFPFTENKKGRPDVPAVAHKTIEAAIRNAEKQFPKLPLFISGKSFGGRMSSQYLATHNNAKVKGIIFYGFPLHAPGKPSMERGDHLKEVKQPMLFLSGTRDEFATLVLLEKVCSSLQNATLLKIEGANHAFKAGKLNSVEILANATKDWMAKMI from the coding sequence ATGAAAAGTAAACAGGTTTCGATAAAAGTTTCTTCAGAGATCGGTTCTGTTTCGGGAGCATATCTCATTCCTGAAAAAAATTTTGGTGTAATGACGCTTGCACATGGTGCAGGTGCCGGCATGAACCATCCTTTCATTACCACCCTGGCAGCATCACTTGCTGAGAAAGGCATTACGACGCTGCGTTTTAATTTTCCCTTTACAGAAAATAAAAAAGGAAGGCCTGATGTTCCTGCGGTCGCGCATAAAACAATCGAAGCTGCGATCAGAAATGCAGAAAAACAATTTCCGAAGTTGCCATTGTTTATCTCCGGTAAATCGTTCGGTGGAAGAATGAGCTCACAATATCTGGCAACTCATAACAATGCTAAAGTGAAAGGAATTATTTTTTACGGCTTCCCGCTTCACGCGCCCGGCAAACCCTCGATGGAAAGAGGTGATCATTTAAAAGAAGTAAAGCAACCCATGCTTTTTTTATCCGGCACCCGCGACGAATTCGCTACGCTGGTTCTTCTCGAAAAAGTTTGCTCATCTCTCCAAAATGCAACTTTACTAAAAATCGAAGGAGCGAATCATGCTTTCAAAGCCGGTAAGCTGAACTCGGTGGAAATACTTGCTAACGCAACAAAGGACTGGATGGCTAAGATGATTTGA
- a CDS encoding fibronectin type III domain-containing protein, with protein MKHRLYTLLALLGFSTSGNYLHAQWSTIPAVDNAINAYPNPNWNNGFYFCKDGKNGAIYSWIQIENSTGQNHTYINRTDKNGQVKWGSSGIAVAYNVSAAQYPMGICEDGSGGCYVAVQDGGSGYNVLIQHFDSTGAALWNGSVQPFTYDQSIGQTEVCMLNTGSGVFITAGCVVSGGSEGIRAQKISYNGSKQWGAAGSIVRNFYSDHRAPVAVSDGNNGYIICWHDWLQHRARMQRLNASGVRQLDTAGIVLNPVNALSGTIRLISDGNSSFIASWAFSYGSGDGVAAQKFNKNGSKQWGSNELIVCDTVGTQSAPALITDGAGGCFMSWLDARTMDGYGYIYAQRLNGSGVKQWTPQGVKVSTHNAYTHDLAPGVNGGVKVGLSVFSNNALYGQFQLISATGTLEAGATGLTITAPINYLFNNGSMLPLDNFETLLFFEANSSQAYAKKIPAQCAIDEPTGLSVTTSCSPNSANLKWEGNLFSTYEVRYKITTAPSWTTLGNQGHVNSYLFSGLQPNIQYSFSVRAVCDLTNVKTPWATKKKKTQNCRLGDTPDVAITSTTINVYPNPVNASATVEYWNAEGLPVSFAVMDVTGKVRMEKQDLMESQAGLMKIELNTEDLAPGLYICLIRCGSVSASSKFIVQH; from the coding sequence ATGAAACACAGACTTTATACCCTTCTTGCCCTGTTAGGTTTTTCAACCTCCGGCAATTATTTACATGCACAATGGTCCACCATTCCTGCGGTTGACAATGCCATTAATGCGTACCCGAATCCAAATTGGAACAATGGTTTCTACTTTTGTAAGGATGGGAAGAACGGTGCAATTTATTCCTGGATTCAGATTGAAAATTCCACCGGTCAAAACCATACCTATATAAACCGGACTGATAAGAACGGCCAGGTAAAGTGGGGCAGTTCAGGTATTGCAGTAGCGTACAATGTTTCTGCCGCGCAATATCCGATGGGAATATGTGAAGACGGATCAGGTGGCTGTTATGTAGCCGTTCAGGACGGAGGCAGCGGTTACAACGTACTGATCCAGCATTTTGATTCCACCGGCGCGGCACTTTGGAATGGCAGCGTGCAACCTTTTACTTATGATCAGTCCATTGGCCAGACGGAAGTTTGTATGTTGAATACAGGTAGCGGCGTTTTTATAACGGCTGGTTGTGTTGTGAGCGGAGGTTCAGAAGGTATCAGGGCACAAAAGATCAGCTATAACGGCAGCAAGCAATGGGGAGCGGCAGGAAGCATTGTGAGAAATTTTTATTCTGACCACCGGGCGCCGGTAGCGGTAAGCGATGGGAACAATGGATACATCATTTGCTGGCACGACTGGCTTCAGCACAGGGCAAGAATGCAACGGCTCAATGCAAGTGGAGTCCGGCAACTGGATACCGCCGGTATTGTACTGAATCCTGTTAATGCGTTGTCCGGAACAATTCGCCTCATCAGCGATGGCAACAGCAGTTTTATCGCATCCTGGGCGTTCAGTTATGGAAGTGGTGATGGCGTGGCCGCTCAAAAATTTAATAAAAACGGCAGTAAGCAATGGGGCAGCAATGAACTGATTGTCTGCGATACGGTGGGTACCCAAAGCGCACCTGCTCTTATTACTGATGGAGCAGGAGGATGTTTTATGAGTTGGCTCGACGCAAGAACGATGGACGGTTACGGCTACATTTATGCGCAGCGGCTGAATGGCAGTGGCGTAAAACAATGGACGCCACAGGGTGTAAAAGTGTCGACCCACAACGCATACACGCATGATCTGGCTCCGGGTGTAAATGGAGGAGTAAAAGTGGGATTATCTGTTTTTTCGAATAACGCGTTATATGGTCAGTTTCAGTTGATCAGTGCAACGGGAACGCTTGAAGCAGGCGCAACCGGATTGACAATTACAGCGCCTATCAATTACTTATTCAACAATGGTTCGATGCTTCCGCTGGATAATTTCGAAACGCTTCTTTTCTTCGAAGCCAATTCATCTCAGGCCTATGCAAAGAAGATTCCTGCACAATGCGCCATAGACGAACCAACCGGACTTAGCGTAACCACCTCCTGTTCACCCAACAGCGCCAACCTGAAATGGGAAGGAAACCTGTTCAGCACCTATGAGGTACGCTATAAAATTACTACCGCACCCTCGTGGACCACACTGGGTAACCAGGGACATGTAAACAGTTACCTGTTTAGCGGCCTTCAACCCAACATCCAATACAGCTTCTCGGTGCGCGCTGTTTGCGATTTGACGAATGTCAAAACACCGTGGGCAACCAAGAAAAAGAAAACACAGAACTGCCGCCTCGGTGACACACCTGACGTTGCGATTACATCAACAACTATAAACGTATATCCAAATCCGGTTAATGCAAGTGCAACGGTGGAATATTGGAATGCGGAAGGCCTTCCGGTTTCATTTGCTGTGATGGATGTTACCGGTAAGGTGAGAATGGAAAAACAGGATCTGATGGAAAGCCAAGCCGGGCTCATGAAGATTGAATTGAATACGGAAGATCTTGCGCCGGGCTTATATATTTGCCTCATCCGATGTGGTTCAGTCTCTGCCAGTAGTAAGTTTATTGTTCAGCATTAG
- a CDS encoding T9SS type A sorting domain-containing protein: MKKLLLLLGFLILITSLAEAQSDKTWIDLDGSNDFLDFGTDNILAGKSQFTVEMRVHFDSNSGDFTLIGQRNADNNRTIVLQRWAGAFYLFLSNGNWGTCSFIPCLTNIYHLAIVYDGNGLSNDTRLKLYINGVLQTLTYNGTIDLISYTTSPAANLVLGCEHNGPSTQLQFLNGQFGEWCVWNYPLTAAEINNRVVPEVSGSENGLLEYFHFNNGIPNGNNTTITSFAGGKGICTITTVNLAMNGSSSNFTGGPVSVTVDDNVITSNLNGASYQWLDCNNNFAIIPGATAQSYTATPGSYAVHVSDGFCSDTSDCTLIIPSAVPDLQLQQFIIYPNPVADELIIENKTNKEKLFFEILTTTGQVVFYGDMMETTVVQVADFAAGIYFIKITGDNFNEWRKVVKD; encoded by the coding sequence ATGAAAAAGCTACTACTACTTTTGGGATTCCTGATTTTAATCACATCACTTGCCGAAGCACAAAGCGATAAAACCTGGATTGATCTCGACGGCAGTAATGATTTTTTAGATTTCGGAACTGATAACATCCTGGCTGGTAAATCTCAGTTTACCGTGGAAATGAGAGTTCATTTTGACAGCAACTCAGGAGACTTCACGTTAATCGGTCAGCGAAATGCCGACAACAACAGAACCATTGTGCTTCAAAGATGGGCCGGAGCTTTTTACTTGTTTTTGTCAAATGGCAATTGGGGTACTTGTTCATTTATTCCATGCCTTACAAATATTTATCACCTAGCAATCGTGTATGATGGGAACGGACTTTCCAACGACACCCGTTTGAAATTGTATATCAACGGCGTATTACAAACATTAACCTACAATGGAACCATCGATCTCATTTCTTATACCACCTCCCCTGCTGCCAATCTTGTTTTAGGATGTGAACACAATGGACCATCAACGCAATTGCAATTTCTCAACGGGCAATTCGGTGAATGGTGTGTATGGAATTATCCGCTTACTGCAGCAGAAATTAATAACAGGGTCGTTCCCGAAGTTTCAGGCTCTGAAAACGGCTTGCTTGAATATTTTCATTTCAACAATGGAATACCAAATGGAAATAATACAACCATTACCTCTTTTGCCGGAGGTAAAGGTATCTGCACCATCACGACTGTTAACCTTGCTATGAATGGCTCTTCCTCAAACTTTACCGGAGGTCCGGTCTCGGTGACTGTTGACGATAATGTTATTACTTCCAATTTAAACGGTGCATCCTACCAGTGGCTTGACTGTAATAATAATTTTGCCATTATTCCAGGTGCAACTGCGCAGAGCTACACTGCCACACCCGGCAGTTATGCTGTTCATGTTTCTGATGGTTTCTGCAGCGATACTTCTGACTGCACATTAATTATCCCAAGCGCAGTTCCTGATTTACAATTACAGCAGTTCATCATTTATCCCAATCCTGTTGCGGATGAATTGATCATTGAAAATAAAACAAACAAGGAAAAACTGTTTTTTGAAATTCTTACTACAACAGGCCAGGTTGTATTCTATGGCGACATGATGGAGACAACAGTTGTTCAGGTTGCTGATTTCGCTGCCGGAATTTATTTTATAAAAATTACTGGAGACAATTTTAATGAGTGGAGGAAAGTGGTGAAGGATTGA